A window of Bacillus sp. DX3.1 genomic DNA:
TGTTCTTTTCCATGTTGGAATCCGGCGATGTGCATAAAATGGGAGTAAGCTTTTTGTTCTTTTTCATAATGAAAAGGAGTGTTACCTTGTAAAAGATTTGGGCAGAAGACATCTATATGCTGCGAAGAAAATTTTGTTACAACGTCCTGCATATGTTCATTTACTCCGTATATTTCGTGCACAACAATAAGAGCTACTTTATGATTCATAGATTATAAACTTTTTCTTTGAAAATCATATTCTTTTTCAACAACACAAATCTTCATGTGAAATTGTTCATACCATTGTTCACGACCTCGTTGTCTCGCTATAGTATGGGCAGCATTTTCTCGCCAATGTTTAATTGCCTCAAGTGATTCCCAGTATGAAATGGTAATTCCCAACCCAGACGTATCTCGTACACTTTCAACGCTTATAAATCCTGGCTGTTGCTTTGCAAGATCCTCCATTTTTTCAGCAACATCGTCGTAATCTGTAGTGTCTTGTGAAAGTTGGGAAGTGAATATAACTGCATAATAAGGGGGGGGCTTTTTATTTGATTTGTCCATTTTTTTCCTCCATATACAATAATAAGATGTATTGTATCATAAAAGCGTGGATTTAAAATGAATTTTTTACCATCTATAAAGGATAACCTATTTAACAGTACTCTAAAAGAAGTCCCACTTCGAAGGAAAATGAAGTGGGACTTCTTATATTTCTTCTAGGCTGTTAATTGGAACAGTTAATTCACGGTTTGGGTTTGCTGCATCATATATACGTGCGGTTTCATTGCTTTCATCAACATGTTGAATCATGACTGGCATTCCTTGAAAACTGACATTTGCTTGTTCTGATGACTCGGAAATTTCTTTTGCACGTTGAATATTCATTTTTTACACTCCTCCCATCATTACTATCTTTGCTCTGAGAGAGGAATAATATACCGAATTAACATGAATTTAAAGTTTTTGTATTATTTGTAATGTTTCTTCGATAAAAGTAGTAAACATTGAGTCAGGAAATTCTTGTATAGCATCAAAAGCTTGCGTTGCTTCATTCAGTGCTTGTTCTTTATTTTGCAGTTGCATATAGCAAAGTGCACGATAACTTCCGGCCGTTATAACCCAAGCTTGATCTAGGGGATGGAACGCATAGCGAGGCATCTCCACTTGTTGTAGTGTTTCCAATGCTTCTTCATATTTTCCGAGACCGTATAATGCTTTTCCTTTTTCTAAGTAATAAAAACCATCTTGTTTAAAATCTATTTCGTGTTCACACTGTTCCAAATATAACTCTACATGTTGTAATGCGATATCATATTGTTTTGTTGCATTATGGTAGGAAGCTTTTAATATGTGTAGAATAGACGCAGAGAAAGTATTTTCTGTAAATATCGCGAATTGTTCTGCTTTTTTAATATAATGCATATATTTCTCTTGATTCTGAGCCAATGTTGCCTGATAAGAAAGAATACGATAACATTCATCTGTTTTGTAATACACTTGATTTTCTTTAGAGAACCTAAGAGATTGAAGTAGGATT
This region includes:
- a CDS encoding H-type small acid-soluble spore protein, giving the protein MNIQRAKEISESSEQANVSFQGMPVMIQHVDESNETARIYDAANPNRELTVPINSLEEI
- a CDS encoding antibiotic biosynthesis monooxygenase, which gives rise to MDKSNKKPPPYYAVIFTSQLSQDTTDYDDVAEKMEDLAKQQPGFISVESVRDTSGLGITISYWESLEAIKHWRENAAHTIARQRGREQWYEQFHMKICVVEKEYDFQRKSL